The Nitrospira sp. CR1.1 genome has a segment encoding these proteins:
- the lpxK gene encoding tetraacyldisaccharide 4'-kinase: MTPMLQSWLRWVGYPYELAARVRLWGYDRGWFRTHRLPRPVISIGNLTVGGTGKTPVVMHVVDQLTAQGKRVAILSRGYRRRSKAPQLLVSDGQQVLVGPDEAGDEPYLMARRCPHAVVAVGADRYALGQWVLNRLPVDCFVLDDGFQHVQLHRDVNLLLVDATDPAGLRAALPAGRLREPLSAAARASAVLLTRVDREQAGDQIWRRLLRACPTLPPPVCVGFPAEDFRRVGRDEQRPLEAFHGRSAVVFSGIGNAGSFHALVAKLGITVIETLAFPDHVHYTHAMMETIRARAAAGSVDLLVTTEKDADKVAPFLNAADDCWAVRLRTQIISGQERLERLLRLDPEGRPASHA, encoded by the coding sequence ATGACGCCGATGCTGCAATCCTGGTTGCGATGGGTGGGATACCCGTATGAGCTGGCGGCCAGGGTCCGCCTGTGGGGATACGACCGGGGCTGGTTTCGGACGCATCGGCTGCCCCGCCCCGTGATCAGCATCGGAAATCTCACCGTGGGCGGAACGGGAAAAACGCCGGTCGTCATGCATGTCGTCGACCAGTTGACCGCTCAAGGCAAACGCGTCGCCATCTTGAGCCGCGGGTACCGGCGGCGCAGCAAGGCTCCACAATTGCTGGTGTCGGACGGGCAGCAGGTGTTGGTGGGACCGGACGAGGCCGGTGATGAACCGTATCTCATGGCACGGCGTTGTCCTCATGCGGTTGTGGCAGTTGGTGCGGACCGGTATGCGCTCGGCCAATGGGTGCTGAATCGTCTGCCGGTGGATTGTTTTGTGCTGGATGACGGATTTCAACATGTGCAGCTCCACCGCGATGTGAATCTGCTGCTGGTGGATGCCACGGATCCTGCCGGGCTTAGAGCGGCGTTGCCGGCTGGTCGCTTGCGGGAGCCCCTTTCGGCGGCCGCCCGCGCGTCGGCGGTGCTTCTCACCAGGGTCGATCGCGAGCAGGCAGGGGACCAGATCTGGCGGCGACTGCTGCGGGCCTGTCCGACCCTTCCGCCTCCAGTCTGTGTGGGGTTTCCGGCTGAAGACTTCCGGCGGGTGGGACGGGATGAGCAACGTCCGCTGGAGGCCTTTCACGGCCGCTCGGCAGTGGTGTTCAGCGGGATCGGAAATGCCGGGTCTTTTCACGCACTGGTGGCGAAGTTGGGCATCACCGTCATCGAGACGCTGGCATTTCCCGACCATGTGCACTATACCCATGCCATGATGGAAACAATTCGTGCCAGAGCCGCAGCCGGCAGTGTCGATCTGTTGGTGACGACGGAGAAAGACGCCGACAAGGTGGCGCCGTTTCTGAACGCGGCTGACGACTGTTGGGCCGTCCGGCTTCGCACGCAGATTATCTCCGGGCAGGAGCGGCTGGAGCGCCTCTTGCGTCTCGATCCGGAAGGCAGGCCGGCGAGCCATGCGTAA
- a CDS encoding 3-deoxy-D-manno-octulosonic acid transferase, which produces MWYLLYNGLLLLVSPVILCVLLAKQRCRRGLSQRLGLLAEPPVKPGMATTCIWIHAVSLGEVVAVAPLVRELRRRYPEARLVVSTVTETGREAVEQRLEGLAEHRYAPLDFPWVVNRAIDHLRPNLYVFVETELWPNLLRSLRQRHIPSVLVNGRLSTRSFERQRLPVIRDFYRTMLNMITCCLMQSERDAQRMIDLGADPSRVRCTGNIKFDQPVPQAAAGGTVVSKQALGFSEGERLVVAGSTHPGEEEIIVDAYQSLCKDFPDLCLVLAPRHIERAAQVEQMVRTKGLAVSRRSAGSAGLISGTGPRVVVLDTRGELALLYRDAVAAFVGGTLVPIGGHNLLEPAVWGKPVLFGPHTDHCAEVAALLLKARGGRVVEGVQGLAQGLRELLTNSGALERMGHAAQQVVADNQGALQRSAEFIATVLPPPRTSTESEGAPRQALSRPHSS; this is translated from the coding sequence ATGTGGTACCTGCTCTACAACGGTCTGCTCCTCCTTGTCTCCCCGGTCATTCTGTGCGTGTTGCTGGCGAAACAGCGGTGCCGGCGCGGATTGTCTCAGCGGCTGGGTCTGCTCGCGGAACCGCCGGTCAAGCCCGGCATGGCGACGACCTGCATCTGGATTCACGCGGTGTCCTTGGGCGAAGTGGTGGCGGTGGCGCCGCTGGTGCGGGAGCTTCGCCGGCGGTATCCCGAGGCGAGATTGGTGGTCTCGACCGTGACCGAAACGGGACGCGAAGCGGTCGAGCAGCGCCTGGAAGGCCTGGCGGAACACCGGTACGCGCCGTTGGATTTTCCCTGGGTGGTCAATCGCGCGATCGATCATCTCAGGCCGAATCTGTATGTGTTCGTCGAGACCGAGCTCTGGCCCAATCTCCTCCGGAGCCTGCGGCAGCGCCATATTCCATCGGTCCTGGTGAACGGACGGCTCTCCACACGGTCGTTTGAGCGGCAACGTTTACCCGTGATTCGGGATTTTTATCGGACGATGCTGAACATGATCACCTGTTGCCTCATGCAATCGGAGCGTGATGCGCAGCGCATGATTGACCTGGGGGCCGATCCGTCGCGGGTCCGTTGCACCGGCAATATCAAGTTCGACCAGCCTGTTCCGCAAGCTGCCGCCGGCGGCACGGTCGTGTCAAAGCAGGCACTGGGGTTTAGCGAAGGCGAGCGGTTAGTGGTCGCGGGAAGCACTCATCCCGGTGAGGAAGAAATCATCGTCGACGCCTATCAGTCTTTGTGCAAAGATTTTCCCGACCTGTGCCTGGTGCTTGCTCCCCGGCATATCGAACGGGCCGCGCAGGTTGAACAGATGGTGCGAACCAAGGGACTGGCCGTGTCCCGGCGTAGCGCCGGCAGTGCCGGATTGATATCCGGAACCGGGCCGCGCGTGGTGGTGTTGGACACACGCGGCGAATTGGCGCTGCTGTATCGGGATGCCGTGGCGGCCTTTGTGGGCGGCACACTGGTTCCGATAGGCGGGCACAATCTGTTGGAGCCGGCTGTCTGGGGAAAACCGGTGCTGTTCGGGCCGCATACCGATCATTGCGCCGAAGTGGCGGCGCTCTTGCTGAAGGCGCGGGGGGGGCGCGTCGTGGAGGGAGTTCAGGGCCTTGCGCAAGGCCTGCGGGAACTGCTCACCAACTCAGGCGCCTTGGAACGGATGGGACACGCGGCGCAGCAGGTGGTCGCGGATAACCAGGGTGCACTTCAGCGCAGTGCGGAATTCATTGCCACCGTTCTTCCACCACCGCGAACGTCGACGGAATCCGAAGGCGCGCCCCGACAAGCGTTGTCGCGACCGCATTCGTCATGA
- a CDS encoding DUF374 domain-containing protein, producing MTNSSSSGPQQKQALTKRVTNALKVAVVPPVGYAVIQLLRRTMRWRTEGGEHVSRIFAQGQRAILTFWHAQQLMMPLAIPGLKAHILISQHRDGELICRIVARFGLDAVRGSSTRGGAEAFRRLVRLGRSGGNLVLTPDGPKGPRQVAKVGVVQLARATGLPIVPMAFGCSKKNSSRAGTGSSCPIRSRRGSSSSGRRFPCRPRHPLTTWSACAGNWKRP from the coding sequence ATGACAAACAGTTCCTCGTCTGGTCCCCAGCAGAAACAGGCGTTGACGAAGCGCGTGACGAATGCGCTCAAAGTCGCAGTGGTGCCGCCTGTCGGTTATGCTGTGATTCAACTGCTGCGACGCACGATGAGGTGGCGGACCGAAGGCGGGGAGCATGTGTCCAGGATATTCGCGCAGGGCCAGCGGGCAATTCTCACCTTTTGGCACGCCCAGCAATTGATGATGCCGCTGGCCATCCCCGGCCTTAAGGCCCATATCCTCATCAGTCAGCACCGGGATGGCGAGTTGATCTGCCGGATTGTGGCGCGTTTCGGGTTGGACGCGGTGCGGGGCTCCAGCACCAGAGGCGGCGCGGAGGCTTTTCGCCGGCTTGTTCGCCTTGGACGGTCAGGCGGCAACTTAGTGTTGACTCCCGATGGACCGAAAGGGCCCAGGCAGGTCGCGAAGGTGGGTGTGGTGCAGTTGGCGAGGGCCACCGGCTTGCCGATTGTCCCCATGGCGTTCGGCTGCTCAAAAAAAAACTCTTCGCGAGCTGGGACCGGTTCATCATGCCCTATCCGTTCTCGCAGGGGATCTTCCTCATCGGGTCGCCGCTTTCCGTGCCGCCCGAGGCATCCGCTGACGACCTGGAGCGCCTGCGCAGGGAATTGGAAGAGACCCTGA